A window from Candidatus Aminicenantes bacterium encodes these proteins:
- the rpmH gene encoding 50S ribosomal protein L34, translated as MKRTFQPNNLKRKKNHGFRARMETKGGREVISRRRRKGRKSLSA; from the coding sequence GTGAAAAGAACATTTCAACCCAACAATCTGAAACGAAAGAAAAACCATGGCTTCCGGGCGCGCATGGAGACCAAGGGCGGCCGCGAAGTGATCAGCCGCAGAAGAAGGAAAGGCAGGAAGAGTCTGAGCGCCTGA